A region of [Bacteroides] pectinophilus DNA encodes the following proteins:
- a CDS encoding ATP-binding protein — translation MHNIIAKLIIYGNLDKDSILYNLGDIYRRFTSGEATNGELINDIYAQVRKLLVVATDYGFDKNLWHNYLTFLLITNENPFSITCEKVGANDGSVNAFAKNDFSVFMELFNFDFKPIEKALGIDCFTRLCNYKAIGKKELMYNKNVSEKVQALSEKLENAADEEEFFAHVTQFYKDYGVGMFGLNKAFRISSRGDDIVFNPINNMDKVMLSDLIGYEIQKKKLVDNTEAFVEGRKANNVLLFGDSGTGKSTSIKAIVNEYYDRGLRMIEIYKHQFKDLSNVIAAIKNRNYRFIIYMDDLSFEEFEIEYKFLKAVIEGGVETKPDNILIYATSNRRHLIKETWNDRDDVEMDNGMHKSDTMEEKLSLVNRFGVTINYSKPSQKEYFGIVTGLARKAGIKMSDEELCAEANKWELSHGGISGRTAQQFINYLLGSREVAE, via the coding sequence ATGCATAATATTATAGCAAAGCTGATTATTTACGGAAATCTTGATAAGGACAGCATCCTGTATAATCTTGGGGATATTTACAGAAGATTTACAAGTGGTGAGGCAACTAACGGAGAGCTTATTAATGACATATATGCACAGGTGCGCAAGCTCCTTGTTGTGGCAACTGATTACGGATTTGATAAGAATCTATGGCACAACTATCTTACATTTCTTCTTATAACCAATGAGAATCCATTCAGTATTACATGTGAGAAGGTCGGGGCTAATGATGGCAGTGTTAATGCGTTTGCCAAGAATGACTTCAGTGTATTTATGGAATTGTTTAATTTTGATTTTAAACCCATTGAGAAAGCACTTGGAATTGACTGCTTTACAAGACTCTGTAACTATAAGGCAATAGGTAAGAAAGAGCTTATGTATAATAAGAATGTAAGCGAGAAGGTACAGGCCCTTAGTGAGAAGCTTGAGAACGCAGCTGATGAAGAAGAATTCTTTGCACATGTAACACAGTTCTATAAGGATTACGGTGTTGGAATGTTCGGACTTAATAAGGCGTTCAGAATAAGCAGCCGTGGCGATGATATTGTATTTAATCCTATTAATAATATGGACAAGGTTATGCTTTCAGATCTTATAGGATATGAGATCCAGAAGAAGAAGCTTGTGGATAATACGGAAGCATTTGTTGAGGGGCGTAAGGCCAATAACGTCCTGCTGTTTGGTGACAGTGGTACAGGTAAGTCAACAAGTATTAAGGCGATTGTCAATGAATATTATGACAGGGGCCTTCGGATGATTGAGATATATAAGCATCAGTTTAAAGATCTGTCTAATGTGATAGCGGCAATCAAGAATCGTAATTACAGATTTATAATATATATGGATGACCTTTCTTTTGAGGAATTTGAGATTGAATATAAGTTCCTTAAGGCAGTTATAGAGGGTGGTGTGGAGACAAAACCTGATAATATCCTTATATATGCAACATCTAACAGACGTCACCTTATTAAGGAGACATGGAATGACAGAGATGATGTTGAGATGGATAACGGAATGCATAAGTCAGATACTATGGAGGAGAAGCTCTCCCTCGTCAACAGATTCGGTGTGACTATTAATTACTCCAAGCCTTCACAGAAGGAGTACTTTGGCATTGTTACGGGGCTTGCAAGGAAAGCAGGAATTAAGATGTCTGATGAAGAACTTTGTGCGGAAGCTAACAAGTGGGAGTTAAGCCACGGCGGAATATCGGGAAGAACCGCGCAGCAGTTTATTAATTATCTTCTGGGAAGCAGGGAGGTTGCTGAATGA
- the rnr gene encoding ribonuclease R — protein sequence MDEFERRKKLIEELVKDELYVPMKIKELAIFLQVPKEQRQELAKVLDSLVEEGRIGLTRRGKYTKVENTSYTGVYESTKRGFGFVTVEGMDDDIFIPESATGGAFHGDTVRVAVTKQHAGKKRMEGKVIQIVERGIKELVGTYQDNRTFGFVVPDNAKISCDVFVPSDKSMGAMTGHKVVVKITNYGTATRNPEGEVTEIIGHINDPGTDIMSIVRAYDLPVEFPEDVMTSLKNIPSEVDEKDKNGRVDLRNLKTVTIDGEDAKDLDDAITLVKNDDNGKVTYRLGVHIADVSHYVTEKSALDKEAYKRGTSVYLVDRVIPMLPHKLSNGICSLNQGEDRLALSCIMDIDSNGSITGHRIAETVINVDRRMTYTSVNKIVTDRDEDERAAYADFVSMFEDMDELASILREKRRKRGSIDFDFPETKIILDDNGNPVEVKPYERNKATRIIEDFMLAANETVAEDYFWQEMPFLYRSHENPDPEKIQRLATFINNFGYSIHKNSDEIHPKELQKLLARIEGSDEEMLISRLTLRSMKRAQYTTECVGHFGLAAKYYCHFTSPIRRYPDLQIHRIIKENLHGGMNQKRLKHYDSILPEVAKHTSQTERRADDAERDTDKLKMVQYMENHIGEEYEGVISGMTSWGIYVELPNTIEGMVPVTSLKDGYYTYDENHYEMVNDLNNKTYKLGQRVTIKVAGTDRMLRTIDFEMVSAAENVQSSHMERSEQSNGKANRRKKAHSK from the coding sequence ATGGACGAATTTGAGAGAAGGAAAAAGTTAATAGAGGAGCTTGTTAAAGATGAACTGTATGTCCCTATGAAGATTAAGGAGCTTGCAATATTTCTTCAGGTACCTAAGGAACAGAGACAAGAGCTTGCGAAAGTCCTTGACAGCCTTGTGGAAGAAGGGAGAATAGGGCTGACCAGGAGAGGCAAGTATACAAAGGTTGAGAATACATCATATACCGGAGTTTATGAATCTACAAAGCGTGGCTTTGGATTTGTTACGGTTGAGGGAATGGATGATGATATTTTCATACCTGAGAGCGCAACAGGCGGAGCATTTCACGGCGACACGGTAAGAGTGGCGGTAACTAAGCAGCATGCCGGGAAAAAGCGCATGGAAGGCAAGGTTATACAGATTGTTGAACGTGGAATAAAAGAACTTGTAGGAACATATCAGGATAACAGGACATTTGGCTTTGTTGTGCCTGATAATGCAAAGATAAGCTGTGATGTATTTGTACCGTCTGATAAGTCAATGGGAGCCATGACAGGACATAAGGTGGTTGTAAAGATTACTAATTACGGAACGGCTACAAGGAATCCGGAAGGAGAAGTTACAGAGATAATAGGTCATATCAATGATCCGGGAACAGATATTATGTCAATAGTGAGGGCGTATGATCTTCCTGTTGAATTTCCTGAAGATGTTATGACAAGCCTTAAGAATATTCCGTCTGAAGTTGATGAGAAAGATAAGAACGGAAGGGTCGACTTAAGGAATCTCAAGACTGTCACAATAGACGGTGAGGATGCCAAGGATCTTGATGATGCAATAACGCTTGTCAAGAATGATGATAATGGTAAGGTGACATACAGACTGGGAGTCCACATTGCTGACGTAAGCCATTATGTTACGGAGAAGAGTGCGCTTGATAAAGAAGCATATAAGAGAGGGACAAGTGTATATCTGGTAGACCGGGTAATACCTATGCTGCCCCACAAGCTGTCTAACGGAATATGTTCTCTTAATCAGGGAGAGGACAGGCTTGCGTTGAGCTGTATTATGGATATAGATTCCAATGGCAGCATCACAGGACACAGGATTGCTGAGACTGTGATTAATGTTGACAGGAGAATGACATATACAAGCGTTAATAAGATAGTTACTGACAGGGATGAGGATGAGCGCGCAGCTTATGCGGATTTTGTCAGTATGTTTGAGGATATGGATGAACTTGCTTCAATTCTCAGGGAGAAGAGAAGAAAGCGCGGTTCGATAGATTTTGATTTTCCCGAGACTAAGATTATACTTGATGATAATGGCAATCCGGTTGAGGTTAAGCCGTATGAACGTAATAAGGCAACGAGAATTATAGAGGATTTCATGCTTGCTGCCAATGAGACGGTGGCAGAGGATTATTTCTGGCAGGAGATGCCATTCCTTTACAGAAGCCATGAGAACCCTGACCCTGAGAAGATACAGAGGCTTGCAACATTTATCAATAATTTTGGATATTCTATTCACAAGAACAGCGATGAGATTCATCCTAAGGAACTTCAGAAGCTGCTTGCAAGAATCGAAGGCTCTGATGAGGAGATGCTTATCAGCAGGCTTACGCTACGCTCCATGAAGAGAGCACAGTATACTACAGAGTGTGTAGGTCATTTTGGCCTTGCTGCCAAGTATTACTGTCATTTTACATCACCTATAAGAAGATATCCCGATCTGCAGATTCACAGAATAATAAAGGAAAATCTGCACGGAGGAATGAATCAGAAGAGGCTGAAGCATTATGATTCAATACTTCCGGAGGTTGCTAAGCATACCAGCCAGACTGAGCGCAGGGCTGACGATGCAGAACGTGATACAGATAAGCTTAAGATGGTCCAGTATATGGAGAATCATATAGGTGAGGAGTATGAAGGCGTTATATCGGGAATGACATCATGGGGAATATATGTGGAACTTCCGAATACAATAGAGGGAATGGTTCCTGTTACATCTCTGAAGGATGGATATTATACTTATGATGAGAATCACTATGAGATGGTTAATGATCTTAATAATAAGACATATAAGCTTGGACAGCGTGTTACCATTAAGGTTGCCGGAACTGACAGAATGCTTAGAACCATAGATTTTGAGATGGTGAGCGCTGCTGAGAATGTGCAGTCATCACATATGGAGAGGAGTGAGCAAAGCAATGGCAAGGCCAACAGAAGGAAGAAAGCTCATAGCAAATAA
- the secG gene encoding preprotein translocase subunit SecG: protein MFGMSWADTIRIFLMIVFVIVCVVLTVIVLMQESKSSGLSGTIAGAADTYWGRNKGRSAEGKLVILTRCLVAAFLVIALILNINF from the coding sequence ATGTTTGGAATGTCTTGGGCAGATACCATAAGAATTTTTCTTATGATTGTCTTTGTAATTGTATGTGTAGTGTTAACTGTTATTGTATTGATGCAGGAGAGTAAGTCATCAGGTCTCTCAGGAACTATTGCCGGTGCGGCTGATACATACTGGGGCAGGAACAAGGGACGTTCTGCGGAAGGTAAGCTTGTTATTCTTACAAGATGTCTTGTTGCAGCATTTCTGGTGATTGCATTAATTCTGAATATCAACTTTTAA
- the ruvB gene encoding Holliday junction branch migration DNA helicase RuvB: MERRVISTESFVEDEKLENSLRPMKLEEYIGQERVKSNLKVYIEAARNRKDVLDHVLLYGPPGLGKTTLASIISNEMGTNLKVTSGPAIEKPGEMAAILNNLNEGDVLFVDEIHRLNRQVEEVLYPAMEDFAIDIVIGKGASARSIRLDLPHFTLVGATTRAGLLTAPLRDRFGVVSHLEFYTTEELERIIRRSAQVLGVEIDEEGAHELARRSRGTPRLANRMLKRVRDFAQVRYDGRITREVADYALNLMDVDKDGLDRNDRLILSTIINKFGGGPVGIETIAAAVGEDAGTLEDVYEPYLVQNGFINRTPRGRMASVHAYDCLGIDKTL; the protein is encoded by the coding sequence ATGGAAAGAAGAGTAATTTCAACGGAGAGCTTTGTTGAGGATGAGAAGCTTGAGAACAGCCTGCGTCCGATGAAGCTTGAAGAATATATAGGACAGGAACGCGTCAAGAGCAACCTTAAGGTGTATATAGAGGCTGCCAGGAATCGTAAGGATGTCCTTGATCATGTACTTCTGTACGGACCTCCGGGACTTGGCAAAACGACACTTGCAAGTATTATTTCCAACGAGATGGGAACGAATCTTAAGGTTACGTCAGGACCGGCAATTGAAAAACCCGGTGAGATGGCAGCAATTCTTAACAATCTCAATGAGGGTGATGTCCTGTTTGTTGATGAGATACACAGACTTAACAGGCAGGTTGAGGAAGTCCTGTATCCGGCAATGGAGGATTTTGCAATTGATATAGTTATCGGCAAGGGGGCTTCTGCAAGGTCGATAAGGCTGGATCTTCCGCATTTTACGCTTGTAGGGGCAACAACAAGAGCCGGACTTCTTACGGCACCGTTAAGAGACAGATTCGGTGTTGTCAGCCATCTTGAATTCTATACAACAGAAGAGCTTGAGCGGATTATCAGACGTTCAGCACAGGTGCTTGGCGTGGAGATTGATGAAGAAGGTGCACATGAGCTTGCAAGAAGGTCAAGAGGTACGCCTCGTCTTGCTAACAGAATGCTGAAGCGCGTCAGGGATTTTGCCCAGGTAAGATATGATGGCAGGATTACAAGAGAAGTTGCCGATTATGCACTTAATCTCATGGATGTGGATAAGGACGGTCTTGACCGTAATGACAGACTGATCCTGTCTACTATAATTAATAAGTTTGGCGGCGGACCGGTTGGAATTGAGACGATTGCAGCAGCCGTAGGGGAGGATGCAGGTACACTGGAAGATGTATATGAGCCATACCTTGTGCAGAATGGCTTCATAAACAGGACTCCGAGAGGAAGAATGGCATCTGTACATGCATATGACTGCCTTGGAATAGATAAAACACTGTAA
- the ruvA gene encoding Holliday junction branch migration protein RuvA translates to MISYIKGELTEVSETSIVVETSSGIGMNIIVPQTVIDKMPSCGSMVKIHTYLNVKEDSMTLYGFINREDVDIFRLLITVNGIGPKGALAILSTITPDDLRFAVLSDDVKAISRAPGIGAKTAQRMIIELKDKLKLEEAFEIRLSHEEVDDLPAGDARNDTVQALVALGYGRSEAARAVNMVDGADSMDSEQLIKAALKKLAMI, encoded by the coding sequence ATGATTTCCTATATAAAAGGAGAACTGACGGAAGTATCGGAGACATCAATAGTTGTTGAGACTTCGTCCGGAATCGGAATGAATATTATTGTGCCGCAGACGGTTATAGATAAGATGCCTTCGTGTGGGAGCATGGTTAAGATTCATACATATCTCAATGTCAAAGAGGACTCTATGACACTGTATGGTTTCATTAACAGGGAAGATGTTGATATATTCAGACTCCTCATCACAGTTAATGGAATAGGCCCTAAGGGAGCTCTTGCAATACTCTCGACGATAACACCGGATGACCTCAGATTCGCGGTATTGTCAGATGATGTTAAGGCAATCTCCAGGGCACCGGGAATAGGTGCTAAGACAGCACAGAGAATGATAATAGAACTGAAAGATAAGCTGAAGCTCGAAGAAGCATTTGAAATAAGGCTGTCACATGAAGAGGTTGACGACCTTCCGGCAGGAGATGCAAGGAATGACACAGTACAGGCGCTGGTTGCTCTCGGATACGGAAGAAGTGAGGCGGCAAGGGCTGTTAATATGGTCGATGGTGCTGATTCAATGGACAGTGAACAGCTTATTAAGGCGGCACTTAAGAAGCTTGCCATGATTTAA